The Rhodocytophaga rosea genome has a segment encoding these proteins:
- a CDS encoding J domain-containing protein has protein sequence MSTEESYRILQIPPGASHQDIKRAYRTQAKLFHPDVNRSLDAQKQFVLVNQAYEKLLPSKPETIPSRVYDMYRGYDPFRGETRQERAARFARMQYEEFKRNNEKFRNSIWYIPIKIFAYFVWLMGGFVAVGFMVGPFLMMFVNWMTGVSMLPIIFMGIAVMTGVFRLKNDMNQYLNK, from the coding sequence ATGTCAACAGAAGAATCTTACCGGATCTTACAGATCCCTCCAGGTGCAAGCCATCAGGACATTAAGCGGGCTTACCGCACACAAGCAAAGCTTTTTCATCCGGATGTTAACCGTTCATTGGACGCACAAAAGCAGTTTGTTCTTGTTAATCAGGCCTACGAGAAACTACTTCCCTCTAAACCGGAAACGATTCCATCCAGAGTATATGATATGTACCGGGGGTATGATCCGTTCAGGGGTGAAACACGCCAGGAGAGAGCCGCCAGATTTGCCCGGATGCAGTATGAGGAATTCAAGCGGAATAATGAAAAATTCAGAAACTCTATTTGGTATATTCCGATTAAAATCTTTGCCTATTTTGTATGGCTAATGGGCGGTTTTGTAGCAGTTGGTTTTATGGTTGGTCCGTTTTTGATGATGTTTGTCAACTGGATGACTGGTGTTTCGATGCTGCCCATCATTTTTATGGGTATTGCCGTAATGACTGGCGTTTTCCGGTTAAAGAATGATATGAATCAGTATCTAAATAAATGA
- a CDS encoding sensor histidine kinase — protein sequence MNIYADRSKYKIIIVLVALLIGSSSVYYTNYLVTRLAQREREQIQLYANAYRFIVGPENNESIDFVFQEVIRAIDIFPVILTSGNDTIINYRNVKMPASVEELPITDERKQSFLKDELEIMKEEHSPIKIDMGPGQSQYIYYRNSYLLSQLQYYPYVQLTVIAVFAFLAYLAFSYSRTAEQNQVWVGLAKETAHQLGTPLSSLMAWIEYFKTDPKFADDEVIPELEKDVERLEMITARFSNIGSMPTLKPENLYDILEHITAYLQRRISSKIKIHIKGDKNLPFVNINKHLFEWVIENICKNAVDAMSGSGEITINLKLLNTNKILIDITDNGKGISKSNITRVFEPGFSTKKRGWGLGLTLAKRIIENYHSGKIFIKQSEINKGTTFRIVLNAE from the coding sequence ATGAATATATACGCCGACAGGTCTAAGTATAAAATTATCATTGTTCTGGTAGCGCTGTTAATTGGAAGTAGCTCAGTATATTACACCAATTATCTGGTTACCAGGCTTGCCCAGCGGGAACGTGAACAGATACAATTATATGCCAATGCCTACCGGTTTATTGTGGGGCCAGAAAACAATGAGTCGATCGATTTTGTATTCCAGGAAGTAATAAGGGCCATCGACATTTTTCCGGTAATTCTCACTTCCGGGAATGATACCATTATCAACTACCGTAATGTAAAAATGCCTGCGAGCGTAGAAGAACTGCCCATTACAGATGAGCGGAAGCAAAGCTTTCTGAAGGATGAGCTGGAAATTATGAAAGAGGAACATTCGCCTATTAAAATAGATATGGGTCCCGGACAATCACAATATATTTACTACCGGAACTCCTATTTACTCTCCCAGCTCCAGTATTATCCCTATGTTCAACTAACTGTTATTGCGGTTTTTGCTTTTCTGGCGTATCTGGCATTTAGTTATTCCCGCACCGCTGAGCAAAACCAGGTATGGGTAGGATTGGCAAAAGAAACGGCACATCAGCTGGGTACGCCCCTATCGTCGCTGATGGCATGGATAGAATATTTTAAAACTGACCCTAAATTTGCCGATGACGAAGTGATTCCGGAACTGGAAAAAGATGTGGAAAGGCTTGAAATGATTACGGCCAGGTTCTCCAATATCGGGTCTATGCCTACACTAAAGCCCGAAAACTTATATGATATACTAGAACATATTACTGCCTATCTGCAGCGCAGGATTTCAAGCAAGATCAAGATTCACATAAAAGGCGATAAAAACCTGCCTTTTGTCAATATAAACAAACATCTGTTTGAATGGGTAATCGAAAATATCTGTAAAAATGCGGTAGATGCCATGAGCGGATCTGGTGAAATTACTATCAATCTGAAGCTGCTTAACACTAATAAAATATTGATTGACATCACCGACAATGGAAAAGGAATATCCAAATCCAATATCACCCGCGTATTCGAGCCAGGATTCAGTACCAAAAAACGGGGCTGGGGACTTGGTTTAACTTTAGCCAAACGTATCATAGAAAATTATCATTCCGGCAAGATTTTCATTAAACAATCTGAAATCAACAAAGGAACCACTTTCCGGATTGTACTGAATGCAGAATAA
- the atpC gene encoding ATP synthase F1 subunit epsilon: MHLEIITPDQKVFAGEVVSATFPGAKGSFQVLNNHAPLISLLEKGKITIRTTQGEQSIVVDGGMVEVLNNKIIVLAESVLA, encoded by the coding sequence ATGCATTTAGAAATTATCACCCCTGACCAGAAAGTATTTGCAGGTGAAGTTGTTTCCGCCACTTTTCCTGGGGCTAAAGGTTCATTTCAGGTATTAAATAATCATGCGCCGCTGATCAGTTTATTAGAAAAAGGCAAAATCACCATCCGTACTACACAAGGCGAACAATCAATTGTAGTAGACGGCGGCATGGTAGAAGTATTGAATAATAAGATTATCGTGCTTGCCGAATCTGTACTGGCATAA
- a CDS encoding LytR/AlgR family response regulator transcription factor yields MKVLIIEDEPYAQEELKRLLALCDPSIQVWECIDSVEDSIIWLEEPNEPDLIFMDIQLSDGLSFDIFKHTEVKAPVIFTTAYDEYAIRAFKVNSIDYLLKPVEEEALKSALRKYAAIRRQYTPPAQAQNYFNPAQIEQLLQLNKRDYKSRFVTTIGDRIKQIGVEQVAYFFADDNTVYLVTADKKKYIINYTLDQLEELLDPRHFFRINRKYITKITAIGDINKYFNSRLKVSLVPPVEDEILISRVKVPDFLDWMDK; encoded by the coding sequence ATGAAAGTATTGATTATCGAAGATGAACCCTATGCACAGGAAGAACTCAAACGTCTTCTGGCCTTATGCGATCCATCTATTCAGGTGTGGGAATGTATAGACTCTGTGGAAGACAGCATTATCTGGCTGGAAGAACCTAATGAGCCTGATCTGATCTTTATGGATATTCAGCTTTCCGACGGGTTGAGTTTTGATATTTTTAAACATACAGAAGTAAAAGCACCGGTTATTTTTACCACCGCCTACGATGAATATGCCATTCGTGCCTTTAAAGTCAATAGCATTGATTATCTGCTCAAACCAGTAGAAGAAGAGGCGCTAAAATCTGCCCTCAGGAAATATGCAGCCATCCGCAGGCAATATACTCCACCTGCCCAGGCACAAAACTATTTCAACCCGGCACAGATCGAGCAATTGCTTCAGCTCAACAAACGGGACTACAAATCCAGGTTTGTAACTACAATTGGCGACCGGATCAAACAAATTGGGGTAGAGCAGGTGGCGTACTTTTTTGCCGATGACAATACGGTGTATCTGGTAACGGCTGATAAAAAGAAATACATTATTAACTATACTTTAGATCAGCTGGAAGAACTGCTCGATCCCAGGCATTTTTTCCGCATCAACCGGAAATACATCACCAAAATTACCGCCATTGGCGATATCAATAAGTATTTCAACAGCCGGCTGAAAGTAAGCCTAGTGCCGCCCGTAGAAGATGAAATTTTGATCAGCCGGGTGAAAGTGCCTGATTTTCTCGACTGGATGGATAAGTAA
- a CDS encoding T9SS type A sorting domain-containing protein has protein sequence MKTILNSVKTLAFASIFTLFGASAFAQEVALNKPDHNTIAESEVIVPRPAYYRSFQAVVFPRLDGSVAVNIEKAPHESILVRVFNNKGQVIHEKKMGKKELLTRNYQLNGMPKGTYTFEVASQNKVYRKEVTLD, from the coding sequence ATGAAAACGATACTCAACTCCGTAAAAACCCTCGCCTTTGCTTCTATATTCACTCTATTTGGCGCTTCAGCATTTGCTCAGGAAGTAGCCCTGAACAAACCAGATCATAACACCATTGCTGAGTCCGAAGTAATTGTTCCCAGGCCAGCCTATTACCGTTCGTTCCAGGCAGTTGTGTTTCCCCGTCTGGATGGAAGTGTAGCAGTTAATATCGAAAAAGCCCCTCATGAAAGCATTCTGGTTAGGGTGTTCAATAATAAAGGGCAGGTAATACACGAAAAGAAAATGGGCAAAAAAGAATTGCTTACCCGTAATTACCAACTGAATGGTATGCCTAAAGGTACGTATACCTTTGAAGTGGCCAGCCAGAACAAAGTGTATAGAAAAGAAGTAACGCTTGATTGA
- a CDS encoding M42 family metallopeptidase, which translates to MDKQAFLANYLNNASPTGFETAGQKIWLEYVKPYIDEYIVDTYGSVAGIINPGAPYKVVIEAHADEISWFVNYITDDGYIYVRRNGGSDALIAPSMRVNIHTRKGIVKGIFGWPAIHVRNVEKDEVPTLKNIFIDCGCKNKEEVLNKGVHVGSVVTFDNDFTTLNDRFYVGRALDNRIGGYMIAQVARLLKENNNQLDYSLYIVNAVQEEIGLRGAEMIARRINPDVAIITDVCHDTHSPMYKKVEQGDQACGKGPVLTYGPAVQNNVLNMLIDVAEQKEIPFQRASASRSTGTDTDAFAYSNAGVASALVSLPLKYMHTTVETVHQDDVENVIRLIYEFLVQLKGGHDFRYFT; encoded by the coding sequence ATGGACAAGCAAGCGTTTTTAGCGAACTATTTGAATAATGCCTCACCCACAGGGTTTGAAACAGCCGGGCAAAAAATATGGCTGGAATATGTTAAACCTTATATCGATGAATATATTGTAGACACGTATGGATCTGTAGCAGGAATTATTAATCCTGGTGCCCCTTATAAAGTTGTAATAGAGGCACATGCCGACGAGATCTCCTGGTTTGTGAATTATATTACCGACGACGGATATATTTATGTGCGGCGCAATGGAGGCTCCGATGCCCTGATTGCTCCTTCCATGCGGGTGAATATCCATACCAGGAAAGGAATTGTGAAAGGAATTTTCGGATGGCCGGCCATTCATGTTCGCAATGTAGAAAAAGATGAAGTCCCTACACTTAAAAATATTTTTATTGATTGTGGCTGCAAAAACAAAGAAGAAGTTCTTAACAAGGGCGTTCATGTAGGTTCTGTAGTTACCTTTGATAATGATTTTACGACCCTCAATGACCGGTTTTATGTGGGCCGGGCCTTAGATAACCGCATTGGAGGTTATATGATCGCACAGGTAGCCAGATTACTAAAAGAAAATAATAACCAGCTGGATTATAGTTTATACATCGTAAATGCGGTGCAGGAGGAAATTGGATTGAGAGGCGCTGAAATGATTGCCCGCCGCATTAACCCTGATGTGGCTATTATTACCGATGTATGCCATGATACGCACTCACCCATGTATAAAAAAGTTGAACAGGGCGATCAGGCATGTGGAAAAGGCCCGGTTTTAACGTATGGCCCGGCTGTGCAGAATAATGTGCTGAATATGCTGATAGATGTAGCCGAACAAAAAGAAATTCCTTTCCAACGTGCTTCTGCTTCCAGGTCAACCGGTACAGATACAGATGCTTTTGCCTATTCAAACGCCGGGGTAGCTTCCGCTCTGGTTTCGCTCCCGCTCAAATATATGCATACTACGGTAGAAACCGTGCATCAGGATGATGTAGAAAATGTAATCCGGCTGATTTATGAATTTCTGGTACAGCTCAAAGGGGGACATGATTTCAGGTATTTTACCTAA
- a CDS encoding sensor histidine kinase, which yields MAKLYQQTIWWRAGSIVFLGFFINLLLDLIFKLLYRNYTIEWLKYPGAILLGACMIESIRFANRKLDAETPWLQQPQRRFVVQFLVISGIILFVNVGLRTYLYRLLLLDEEFIRFSDEVIVNAVLIFSGLVSVLIDLGVFLMTKWRNSLAELERFKKENIEFHFEMLKNQVNPHFLFNSLNTLSSLIYADQDTAAKFVRQLARVYRYVLENRDKEVISLKEELTFLQSYVYLVNLRFSENLKVEIDIPETMQQKFIAPMTLQMLIENAIKHNVVSQKKPLTIQVYADMFDHITVSNNLQKKTVREYSSNIGLKNISSRYGFITDRKVIIEENPDYFKVRIPLLEKV from the coding sequence ATGGCTAAGTTATACCAGCAGACGATTTGGTGGCGGGCAGGCAGTATTGTCTTTCTGGGATTTTTTATCAATTTGCTGCTCGACCTGATATTTAAGTTACTCTACCGAAATTATACCATTGAATGGCTAAAGTACCCGGGAGCAATTCTTCTGGGTGCTTGTATGATAGAAAGTATCCGGTTTGCCAACCGGAAATTAGATGCAGAAACTCCCTGGCTGCAGCAACCACAACGGAGATTTGTGGTGCAGTTTCTGGTTATAAGTGGTATTATATTGTTTGTAAATGTAGGCTTACGAACCTACCTCTACCGGCTCCTGCTGCTAGATGAAGAATTTATCCGGTTTTCCGACGAAGTAATTGTAAATGCAGTGCTTATTTTTTCCGGACTGGTTTCGGTTTTGATCGACCTGGGTGTTTTTTTAATGACCAAATGGAGAAACTCACTGGCTGAACTGGAACGGTTTAAGAAAGAGAACATTGAATTTCATTTTGAAATGCTCAAAAACCAGGTAAATCCCCATTTTCTGTTCAATAGCCTCAATACACTTTCGTCCCTGATCTATGCCGACCAGGATACAGCGGCTAAATTTGTGCGTCAGCTGGCCAGAGTGTACCGCTATGTGCTCGAAAACCGTGATAAGGAAGTTATAAGTCTGAAAGAAGAACTTACTTTTCTGCAATCGTATGTGTACCTGGTAAACCTGCGTTTTAGCGAAAACCTGAAGGTGGAGATTGATATTCCCGAAACTATGCAACAGAAATTCATTGCGCCCATGACCTTGCAAATGCTGATAGAAAATGCCATTAAACACAATGTAGTGTCGCAGAAGAAACCGCTTACCATTCAGGTATATGCCGACATGTTTGATCATATTACGGTAAGCAATAATTTGCAGAAGAAAACAGTACGGGAATATTCTTCTAATATAGGTTTAAAAAACATCAGCAGCCGCTATGGATTTATTACCGACCGGAAGGTGATTATTGAAGAAAATCCGGATTATTTTAAAGTGCGTATTCCGTTGCTGGAGAAAGTTTAG
- a CDS encoding RluA family pseudouridine synthase: MPAPYTIVYEDNHLLIVNKKSGVLVQGDKTGDKPLLDILKEYIREKYQKPGEVFLGTVHRLDRPVSGLVVFARTSKALERMNEMFRTKAIQKTYWAITHKKPAEEQGTLVHWLVKDEAKNFTTAYKKEVNGSLRAELSYRLVCISEGMYLLEVLPVTGRPHQIRVQLAQIGCAIKGDIKYGFPKPNPDNSICLHARQLDFIHPVKKEPIQCIAELPEHSYWFPFNKV; the protein is encoded by the coding sequence TTGCCTGCTCCTTATACTATCGTTTACGAAGATAATCATTTACTAATTGTTAATAAGAAGAGTGGTGTATTGGTACAGGGAGATAAAACAGGAGACAAGCCGCTGCTGGATATATTAAAAGAGTATATCCGGGAAAAGTACCAGAAACCAGGAGAAGTTTTTCTGGGAACAGTGCACCGCCTCGACAGGCCTGTAAGCGGATTAGTAGTGTTTGCCCGTACTTCTAAAGCCCTGGAACGTATGAATGAAATGTTCCGCACGAAAGCCATTCAAAAAACATACTGGGCAATTACACATAAAAAACCTGCAGAAGAACAAGGCACTCTGGTGCACTGGCTGGTGAAAGATGAAGCTAAAAATTTCACAACCGCTTATAAAAAGGAAGTCAACGGAAGTTTACGTGCAGAATTGAGTTACCGCTTAGTATGCATTTCAGAGGGAATGTATTTGCTGGAGGTGTTGCCTGTTACCGGCCGTCCACACCAGATTCGGGTGCAGCTGGCGCAGATAGGATGTGCAATTAAAGGAGATATCAAATATGGGTTTCCCAAACCTAATCCGGATAATAGTATATGCTTGCATGCCAGGCAACTGGATTTTATTCATCCGGTTAAAAAAGAACCAATTCAATGTATTGCAGAACTGCCTGAACACAGTTACTGGTTTCCATTTAACAAAGTCTGA
- a CDS encoding DUF6787 family protein: MATENFLHRLQRRWGVSTIWQVIVILIVFALTGFSAMYIKRPIFALLGIDADTPFYIRAIVWTLTVLPAYQVLLLMYGFLLGQFTFFWNFEKRMFSGIKKLFNR, translated from the coding sequence ATGGCTACAGAGAATTTCCTACACCGTTTGCAGAGAAGATGGGGCGTTTCTACCATCTGGCAGGTAATTGTTATTCTAATTGTATTTGCCCTCACTGGCTTCTCTGCTATGTACATTAAAAGACCTATTTTTGCTTTGTTAGGTATAGATGCTGACACTCCTTTCTATATCCGGGCTATTGTCTGGACATTAACTGTACTCCCTGCCTATCAGGTATTGTTATTGATGTATGGATTTTTGCTGGGTCAGTTCACCTTTTTCTGGAATTTTGAGAAAAGAATGTTTAGCGGCATAAAAAAATTATTCAACCGCTAA
- a CDS encoding ChaN family lipoprotein, whose product MKYLKFLILFTLLSFTADKPAYQVFTQKGKAVSYTHALKDIQQADIILFGELHNNPIAHWLELQITKDLYAVKKDQLVLGAEMFEADNQLIVNEYIAGKIAARHLESEAKLWDNYDTDYKPLIDFALANHLPFAATNIPRRYASLVARSGLSALDSLSAEARNWMAPLPVQVDLNLPGYKQMMGMGGGSAGHGSEMNASNIARAQAVKDATMAHFILQHWQPGKTFLHFNGSYHSDRFEGIVWYLNHYKPGLKIVTLSSVEQPEIDKLQDKSADLANFIIAIPSDMTKTY is encoded by the coding sequence ATGAAATATCTCAAATTCCTCATATTATTTACTTTACTTTCTTTTACGGCTGACAAACCCGCTTATCAGGTGTTTACCCAGAAAGGCAAAGCGGTTAGCTATACACATGCTTTAAAAGATATTCAGCAGGCAGATATTATCCTGTTTGGTGAACTGCACAACAACCCGATTGCCCACTGGCTGGAATTACAAATCACCAAAGATTTATACGCCGTTAAAAAGGATCAGCTTGTGCTGGGCGCCGAAATGTTTGAAGCCGATAACCAGTTGATTGTAAATGAATATATAGCTGGAAAAATTGCTGCCAGGCATCTGGAAAGTGAGGCCAAACTCTGGGATAATTATGACACGGATTATAAACCATTGATAGATTTTGCGCTGGCGAATCACTTGCCGTTTGCAGCAACTAATATACCCAGGCGCTATGCCAGTCTGGTAGCCAGATCTGGTTTATCTGCCCTGGATAGCTTATCAGCAGAGGCCAGAAACTGGATGGCACCCTTGCCTGTTCAGGTAGATTTGAATTTGCCGGGCTATAAACAGATGATGGGAATGGGAGGAGGCAGCGCAGGCCATGGTTCAGAAATGAATGCGTCGAATATTGCCAGGGCACAAGCGGTGAAAGATGCGACTATGGCACATTTTATTCTGCAACACTGGCAGCCGGGAAAAACATTCCTGCATTTTAATGGCAGTTATCACTCCGACCGATTCGAAGGCATTGTATGGTACCTAAACCATTATAAACCGGGTTTGAAAATTGTAACTCTTTCCTCTGTGGAACAGCCGGAAATAGATAAGCTCCAGGATAAATCTGCTGATCTGGCAAACTTTATCATCGCTATACCCTCAGATATGACAAAAACTTATTAA
- a CDS encoding sterol desaturase family protein encodes MKSALRIFDRVGAPLLTGLATAFFVMETIHDLRKRKQDRWQRLKTNSSIATVGLAGLRGALLPAMLSGSAWTVQKRFGLLQRLPLPRWLQGVLAFVLLDYSNYLWHRLNHQCPFLWRFHNVHHTDLDLDISTAWRFHAGEVLLSIFFRGGMIVLIGASPRQVITYEILYEGATAFHHSNWKLPFAIEKVLNKLMVTPRMHGIHHSIVLRETNSNYSVIFSAWDRLHGTVRLNVPQQEIVIGVPAYRSTAEENVRFLLILPFRPQREWKLPDGSIPERNASGNLTQLL; translated from the coding sequence ATGAAATCCGCTTTACGTATTTTTGACAGAGTTGGCGCACCCCTTTTAACCGGCCTGGCTACTGCTTTTTTTGTGATGGAAACCATTCATGACTTACGCAAACGTAAGCAGGACAGATGGCAACGGCTGAAAACGAATAGCAGTATAGCTACTGTTGGGCTGGCTGGTTTAAGGGGGGCTTTGCTTCCAGCCATGCTTTCAGGCAGCGCCTGGACGGTACAGAAACGGTTTGGATTGTTACAGCGTTTGCCTTTACCCAGGTGGCTGCAAGGTGTATTAGCTTTTGTGTTGCTGGATTACTCCAATTATTTGTGGCACCGGCTCAATCACCAGTGTCCATTCTTGTGGCGATTCCATAATGTACACCATACTGATTTGGATTTAGATATTTCTACCGCCTGGCGTTTCCATGCAGGAGAAGTCTTATTATCTATATTTTTCCGCGGTGGGATGATTGTGCTGATTGGGGCTTCACCCAGGCAGGTGATTACCTACGAAATTTTATATGAAGGCGCTACAGCTTTTCACCATAGCAACTGGAAACTGCCTTTTGCCATTGAAAAAGTATTGAACAAACTGATGGTTACCCCCAGAATGCATGGTATACACCACTCTATAGTGCTGCGGGAAACCAACAGTAATTATTCTGTCATATTCTCTGCCTGGGACCGGTTGCACGGTACGGTTCGCCTGAATGTACCGCAACAGGAAATTGTGATTGGAGTTCCCGCCTATAGAAGCACGGCTGAAGAAAATGTCAGGTTTTTACTCATCTTGCCTTTCCGGCCACAGCGGGAATGGAAATTGCCGGATGGCTCCATACCAGAGCGTAATGCCTCAGGAAATCTAACACAATTGCTGTAG
- the panB gene encoding 3-methyl-2-oxobutanoate hydroxymethyltransferase: MSVHRTEVKRITTHILQEMKVRGEKISMLTAYDYSMARIVDGAGMDIILVGDSASNVMAGHETTLPITLDQMIYHAAAVVRGVSRALVVVDLPFGSYQGNSSEALRSTIRIMKESGAHAIKIEGGVEIKESAMRILSAGVPVMGHLGLTPQSIYKFGTYAVRAREEAEAAKLLSDAKVLEECGCFAIVLEKIPASLAKQVAEEVRIPIIGIGAGPYVDGQVLVLHDLVGITKDFNPKFLRRYADVHSVITDAVNRYIADVKSKEFPNEKEGY, encoded by the coding sequence ATGTCTGTACACCGCACAGAAGTCAAAAGAATTACTACGCATATTTTACAGGAAATGAAAGTAAGAGGCGAGAAGATCAGTATGCTCACCGCTTATGATTATTCAATGGCGCGGATTGTAGATGGCGCAGGGATGGATATTATTCTGGTAGGAGATTCAGCTTCAAACGTGATGGCCGGGCATGAAACCACCTTACCTATTACCCTCGATCAGATGATTTATCATGCAGCAGCCGTAGTAAGAGGTGTAAGCCGGGCATTGGTGGTAGTAGATTTGCCTTTTGGTTCCTACCAGGGGAATTCTTCCGAAGCGCTTCGTTCTACGATCCGGATTATGAAAGAATCGGGAGCCCATGCCATAAAAATAGAAGGGGGTGTAGAAATCAAAGAATCTGCCATGCGTATCCTGAGTGCAGGCGTGCCAGTAATGGGACATCTGGGATTAACCCCACAATCTATTTATAAATTTGGTACCTACGCCGTTCGGGCAAGGGAAGAAGCAGAAGCCGCCAAATTATTAAGCGATGCAAAAGTTCTGGAGGAATGCGGTTGTTTTGCTATCGTCCTGGAAAAAATACCGGCTTCCCTGGCCAAACAGGTAGCTGAAGAGGTACGTATTCCTATCATTGGTATTGGTGCCGGCCCGTATGTAGATGGACAAGTGCTTGTTTTACATGATCTGGTTGGGATTACAAAAGATTTTAACCCCAAGTTCCTGCGGCGGTATGCTGATGTGCATTCTGTCATTACGGATGCTGTAAACCGATACATAGCGGATGTAAAAAGTAAAGAATTTCCCAATGAGAAGGAAGGATATTAA
- the hemA gene encoding glutamyl-tRNA reductase, whose protein sequence is MHQHFKAISLSYKTAPLHIREMVALEESSCKQLLVKLKEVLDISEAIAVSTCNRTEVYYTSTTDQSTDIIKLLCVVKGVSTNENIHPYFKVINQHNEAVNYLFEVAIGIHSLVIGDTQISNQVKQAYQWSADTQMAGPFLHRLLHTIFFTNKKVVQETSFRDGAASVSYAAAELVEDLTAEISNPKILVLGLGEIGADVCKNLASKNLDITIANRTLTKAQQIAAEYQVKLTSFENVWQSIAEADVIISSIAKAEPFITRSLVEKLNSLSFKYFIDLSVPRSVENSVEELPGAVVYNIDDIQNKASEALQRRINAIPKVKQIIAGAVSEFHEWTNETAVSPTINKFKNALEQIRQEEIGRYMKQMSAEEADKIDRITKGMMQKIIKLPVLQLKAACKRGEAETLIDVLNDLFNLENKPEKSNL, encoded by the coding sequence ATGCATCAGCATTTCAAAGCAATCAGCCTTTCCTACAAAACTGCTCCCCTGCACATTCGGGAGATGGTAGCATTGGAGGAAAGCAGCTGCAAGCAACTATTAGTTAAATTAAAAGAAGTTCTAGATATATCTGAAGCAATCGCTGTTTCGACCTGCAACAGAACTGAAGTGTATTATACTTCCACTACTGATCAGAGCACTGATATTATTAAATTGCTTTGTGTGGTAAAAGGGGTAAGCACCAATGAGAATATTCATCCGTATTTTAAAGTGATCAATCAGCACAACGAAGCGGTTAATTATTTATTTGAAGTAGCCATCGGTATTCATTCTCTGGTGATCGGCGACACTCAGATTTCCAACCAGGTGAAACAAGCCTATCAATGGTCGGCAGATACGCAGATGGCAGGCCCGTTTTTACACCGCCTGCTTCATACCATTTTCTTTACCAACAAAAAAGTAGTACAGGAAACCAGTTTCCGGGATGGTGCTGCTTCTGTATCGTATGCTGCTGCTGAACTGGTAGAAGACCTTACGGCCGAAATTAGTAATCCAAAAATACTGGTGTTAGGTTTAGGCGAGATCGGGGCAGATGTGTGTAAGAACCTGGCCAGTAAAAATCTGGACATTACCATTGCCAACCGGACCCTTACCAAAGCACAGCAAATTGCCGCTGAATACCAAGTAAAATTAACTTCGTTTGAAAATGTATGGCAATCTATTGCCGAAGCAGACGTGATCATCAGCTCAATTGCCAAAGCTGAACCCTTTATCACCCGAAGCTTAGTAGAAAAGCTGAATAGTCTTTCCTTCAAATACTTCATAGACCTTTCTGTTCCCCGTAGTGTAGAAAATAGTGTAGAAGAGTTACCGGGTGCGGTAGTGTATAATATTGATGACATTCAGAATAAAGCCTCCGAAGCCCTGCAGCGGAGAATTAATGCTATTCCAAAGGTAAAACAGATTATTGCCGGTGCCGTTTCTGAATTCCACGAGTGGACCAATGAAACCGCTGTTTCGCCTACAATAAATAAATTCAAGAATGCCCTGGAGCAGATCCGTCAGGAGGAAATTGGCCGGTATATGAAGCAAATGTCGGCTGAGGAAGCAGATAAAATTGACCGCATTACCAAAGGCATGATGCAGAAGATTATAAAACTGCCGGTATTACAACTCAAAGCTGCCTGTAAACGGGGAGAGGCCGAAACGTTAATAGATGTATTGAACGACCTGTTCAACCTGGAAAACAAACCCGAAAAGTCAAATCTGTAA